From Cellulomonas fimi ATCC 484, a single genomic window includes:
- a CDS encoding LLM class flavin-dependent oxidoreductase: MTVSPRSTHLGLDLSDAGPHPEAWRTSGSEPHRLFDPERLRELVDTAQRATLDFVLFDDAFALHTSRNTTLRGRLDAALVSARLAPRSAGIGLVATVDTTHTEPFHVAKALQTIDHVSHGRAAWQVAWSTSPQVTAAFGRKQVQDEADAVAEADEAVDVVRKLWDSWEDDAEIRDVATGRFVDRDKIHRIDHEGVRFVVRGSSITPRSPQGQPPVVVRATSSPARAFAAHQADVVRIAVTDRADAAVQRAEIRAAAAAVGRDPDEIRVLADVLVVLGGTAAAARERLALLDALAGDARRPDGYAHVGTAAELAATVEDWTVTGAVDGFVLRPAALHTDVDGIADEVVPLLRAAGAFRDTYPGTTLRDTLGLARPASRYASAIA; this comes from the coding sequence ATGACCGTCTCTCCCCGCAGCACCCACCTCGGCCTCGACCTCTCCGACGCCGGCCCGCACCCCGAGGCGTGGCGCACGTCCGGGTCGGAGCCGCACCGGCTCTTCGACCCCGAGCGGCTGCGCGAGCTCGTCGACACCGCGCAGCGCGCGACGCTCGACTTCGTCCTGTTCGACGACGCGTTCGCGCTCCACACGAGCCGCAACACCACGTTGCGGGGGCGGCTCGACGCGGCCCTCGTCTCGGCGCGGCTCGCCCCCCGCAGCGCGGGCATCGGGCTGGTCGCGACGGTCGACACCACGCACACCGAGCCGTTCCACGTCGCCAAGGCGCTGCAGACGATCGACCACGTCAGCCACGGGCGCGCCGCCTGGCAGGTCGCCTGGTCGACGTCGCCGCAGGTCACCGCGGCCTTCGGACGCAAGCAGGTGCAGGACGAGGCCGACGCGGTCGCCGAGGCCGACGAGGCCGTCGACGTCGTGCGCAAGCTCTGGGACAGCTGGGAGGACGACGCGGAGATCCGCGACGTCGCGACCGGCCGGTTCGTCGACCGCGACAAGATCCACCGGATCGACCACGAGGGCGTCCGGTTCGTCGTGCGCGGGTCGTCGATCACACCGCGCTCGCCGCAGGGCCAGCCGCCCGTCGTCGTGCGTGCGACCTCGTCGCCCGCGCGTGCCTTCGCCGCGCACCAGGCGGACGTCGTCCGGATCGCCGTGACCGACCGCGCGGACGCCGCCGTGCAGCGCGCCGAGATCCGGGCCGCCGCCGCGGCCGTCGGGCGCGACCCCGACGAGATCCGGGTCCTCGCGGACGTGCTCGTCGTGCTGGGCGGGACCGCCGCCGCGGCACGCGAGCGCCTGGCCCTGCTCGACGCGCTCGCCGGCGACGCACGCCGACCCGACGGGTACGCGCACGTCGGGACGGCCGCGGAGCTCGCGGCGACCGTCGAGGACTGGACGGTCACGGGCGCGGTCGACGGGTTCGTGCTGCGGCCTGCCGCGCTGCACACCGACGTCGACGGCATCGCCGACGAGGTGGTCCCGCTGCTGCGCGCCGCGGGAGCGTTCCGCGACACCTACCCCGGCACGACGCTGCGCGACACCCTCGGGCTCGCGCGCCCCGCCTCCCGCTACGCCTCCGCGATCGCCTGA
- a CDS encoding NtaA/DmoA family FMN-dependent monooxygenase (This protein belongs to a clade of FMN-dependent monooxygenases, within a broader family of flavin-dependent oxidoreductases, the luciferase-like monooxygenase (LMM) family, some of whose members use coenzyme F420 rather than FMN.) — translation MTVPRKQVHLGAHFPGVNSTTVWTEPDSGSQIDFASFEHLARSAEDARLDFFFLAEGLRLREHKGEIFDLDVVGRPDTLPVLAALAAVTDRLGLVGTINTTFNEPWEVARQFATLDVLSGGRAAWNLVTSPDAFTGANFRRGGFLPYEQRYERAAELVAVARALWDSWDDDAVLGDREGGAFLRDVEHVGPHFQVRGTFPTPRGPQGHPVLFQAGDSGQGRDFAAATADVVFSMHSTFEDGRAFYRDVKDRLPALGRREDSLKILPATSVVLGDTAEDAAERARVIRRQQVSGPGAIAFLEQVWGVDLTAYDPDGPLPDVEPDVGNADITRGRVRHVKDPRPVVAAWRARAEAERLSIRDLVIAVTSRGGFVGTPTHVADEIDRYVQQDASDGFILVPHLTPHGLDDVLATVVPLLQERGSFRAEYAGPTLRDHLGLDRPAEGRAATAHLDQQPVG, via the coding sequence ATGACCGTCCCCCGCAAGCAGGTCCACCTCGGCGCGCACTTCCCGGGCGTCAACTCGACCACCGTCTGGACCGAGCCCGACTCGGGCAGCCAGATCGACTTCGCGTCGTTCGAGCACCTCGCCCGCTCGGCCGAGGACGCGCGCCTCGACTTCTTCTTCCTCGCCGAGGGCCTGCGCCTGCGCGAGCACAAGGGCGAGATCTTCGACCTCGACGTCGTCGGGCGGCCCGACACCCTGCCCGTGCTCGCCGCGCTCGCGGCCGTGACCGACCGGCTGGGCCTGGTCGGCACGATCAACACGACGTTCAACGAGCCGTGGGAGGTCGCGCGGCAGTTCGCGACGCTCGACGTGCTCTCGGGCGGGCGCGCCGCGTGGAACCTCGTGACGTCGCCCGACGCGTTCACCGGTGCGAACTTCCGCCGCGGCGGCTTCCTGCCCTACGAGCAGCGCTACGAGCGGGCCGCCGAGCTCGTCGCGGTCGCCCGCGCGCTCTGGGACTCGTGGGACGACGACGCCGTGCTGGGCGACCGCGAGGGTGGTGCGTTCCTGCGGGACGTCGAGCACGTCGGCCCGCACTTCCAGGTGCGCGGCACGTTCCCGACGCCGCGCGGCCCGCAGGGGCACCCGGTGCTCTTCCAGGCCGGCGACTCCGGGCAGGGTCGCGACTTCGCCGCCGCGACCGCGGACGTCGTGTTCTCCATGCACTCGACCTTCGAGGACGGCCGGGCGTTCTACCGGGACGTCAAGGACCGGCTGCCCGCGCTCGGCCGCCGGGAGGACTCGCTGAAGATCCTGCCGGCGACGAGCGTCGTGCTCGGCGACACCGCCGAGGACGCCGCCGAGCGGGCGCGCGTCATCCGGCGCCAGCAGGTCTCCGGCCCGGGCGCGATCGCGTTCCTCGAGCAGGTGTGGGGCGTGGACCTCACCGCCTACGACCCCGACGGGCCCCTGCCCGACGTGGAGCCCGACGTCGGCAACGCCGACATCACGCGGGGCCGCGTGCGGCACGTCAAGGACCCGCGCCCCGTGGTCGCCGCGTGGCGCGCGCGGGCCGAGGCCGAGCGCCTGTCGATCCGCGACCTCGTCATCGCGGTGACCAGCCGGGGCGGGTTCGTCGGGACGCCCACGCACGTGGCCGACGAGATCGACCGCTACGTCCAGCAGGACGCGAGCGACGGCTTCATCCTCGTGCCGCACCTCACGCCGCACGGTCTCGACGACGTGCTGGCGACGGTCGTGCCGCTGCTGCAGGAGCGCGGCTCCTTCCGGGCCGAGTACGCCGGCCCGACGCTGCGCGACCACCTCGGGCTCGACCGCCCGGCCGAGGGCCGTGCCGCGACCGCCCACCTCGACCAGCAGCCCGTCGGCTGA
- a CDS encoding DUF1684 domain-containing protein — MTDTATRPPAAPADSGAPAGAATDPRAAWEAWHAERERALTAPHGWLTPVALLWLRAQRRLLPGLPGLWSADDDGAHLLAVDDDALTDADGPVRGERTWHVPEDGSLVVARHLPAGRDPLAAPDEVEVVVELVRRTGRYGLRLRDPQAATRGRFTGVPTFPYDESWVLDAPVRWYDAPQQVVVGAAQPGLVHDATVVGEVDVERGGTVRTLRLVEAPGTDGVALLFSDEADDVAGWRVLHTARTADGATTLRLDLNRTLNLPYAFTDFGTCPSPVLGNHLPFAVEAGERTPTGTRTERRTA; from the coding sequence ATGACCGACACCGCCACCCGCCCGCCGGCCGCCCCGGCCGACTCCGGCGCGCCCGCCGGCGCGGCGACCGACCCACGTGCCGCCTGGGAGGCCTGGCACGCCGAGCGTGAGCGCGCCCTCACCGCCCCGCACGGCTGGCTCACGCCCGTCGCCCTGCTGTGGCTGCGCGCGCAGCGCCGCCTCCTGCCCGGGCTGCCCGGGCTCTGGTCGGCCGACGACGACGGCGCGCACCTGCTCGCGGTCGACGACGACGCCCTGACCGACGCCGACGGACCGGTGCGCGGGGAACGCACCTGGCACGTGCCGGAGGACGGCTCGCTCGTCGTCGCGCGCCACCTGCCCGCCGGCCGGGACCCGCTCGCGGCGCCCGACGAGGTCGAGGTCGTCGTCGAGCTCGTGCGGCGCACCGGCCGCTACGGCCTTCGGCTGCGCGACCCGCAGGCCGCGACGCGGGGCCGGTTCACCGGCGTGCCGACGTTCCCGTACGACGAGTCCTGGGTGCTCGACGCGCCCGTGCGCTGGTACGACGCGCCGCAGCAGGTCGTCGTCGGTGCGGCGCAGCCCGGGCTCGTGCACGACGCGACCGTGGTCGGGGAGGTCGACGTGGAGCGGGGCGGCACCGTCCGCACGCTGCGTCTCGTGGAGGCGCCCGGCACCGACGGCGTCGCGCTGCTGTTCTCCGACGAGGCCGACGACGTCGCCGGCTGGCGCGTGCTGCACACCGCCCGCACGGCCGACGGGGCGACGACGCTGCGGCTCGACCTCAACCGCACGCTCAACCTGCCCTACGCGTTCACGGACTTCGGCACGTGCCCCTCGCCGGTGCTCGGCAACCACCTGCCGTTCGCCGTCGAGGCGGGCGAGCGCACGCCGACCGGCACGCGGACCGAGCGGAGGACCGCATGA
- a CDS encoding amino acid ABC transporter permease, with the protein MSTLDLRHDDVHRRVAGVVPVPVADVPRDAATSAVSGREELERLRVVPSRHPARWVATAAVAVLLAMVVSSLATNEKWGWDVVTQYLTWPSVLEGLWGTIRLTAVAAVVGFGLGTVLALMRLSRSPLLQSVAWAYVWVFRSVPLILQLLLWYNLAYLYPTLTLGIPFGPAFTEFGTLDVVDKFGAAILGLGLSQAAYSSEIVRAGILGVDQGQHEAAAALGIPRARQQWRIVLPQAMRTIVPTSVNEVIGLVKGTSVVYVLAYGELFYTVGVIYGRNLQVVPLLLVAGIWYLVLTTVLTVAQFYLERYYARGALRTLPPTPLQRARRAVRRSWTRLTARGGAA; encoded by the coding sequence ATGAGCACCCTCGACCTGCGCCACGACGACGTGCACCGCCGCGTCGCCGGTGTCGTCCCCGTGCCCGTCGCGGACGTCCCGCGTGACGCGGCGACCTCCGCGGTGTCCGGGCGCGAGGAGCTCGAGCGCCTGCGCGTCGTGCCGTCGCGGCACCCGGCCCGCTGGGTCGCGACGGCCGCGGTGGCCGTCCTGCTCGCCATGGTCGTGAGCTCGCTCGCGACGAACGAGAAGTGGGGCTGGGACGTCGTCACGCAGTACCTCACCTGGCCGTCGGTGCTCGAGGGACTGTGGGGCACGATCCGGCTCACCGCGGTCGCGGCCGTCGTCGGCTTCGGGCTCGGCACCGTGCTCGCGCTCATGCGCCTGTCCCGCTCGCCGTTGCTGCAGTCCGTCGCGTGGGCGTACGTCTGGGTGTTCCGGTCGGTGCCTCTCATCCTGCAGCTGCTGCTCTGGTACAACCTCGCGTACCTCTACCCGACGCTCACGCTCGGCATCCCGTTCGGGCCCGCGTTCACCGAGTTCGGCACGCTCGACGTGGTCGACAAGTTCGGTGCGGCGATCCTCGGGCTCGGGCTCTCGCAGGCCGCGTACTCCTCGGAGATCGTCCGGGCGGGCATCCTCGGCGTCGACCAGGGCCAGCACGAGGCGGCGGCGGCGCTCGGCATCCCGCGGGCCCGCCAGCAGTGGCGGATCGTGCTGCCGCAGGCCATGCGCACCATCGTCCCGACCTCGGTCAACGAGGTGATCGGCCTGGTCAAGGGCACGTCGGTCGTCTACGTGCTCGCGTACGGCGAGCTGTTCTACACCGTGGGCGTCATCTACGGCCGCAACCTGCAGGTGGTCCCGCTGCTGCTCGTCGCAGGCATCTGGTACCTCGTGCTCACGACCGTCCTCACGGTCGCGCAGTTCTACCTCGAGCGGTACTACGCCCGCGGCGCGCTGCGCACCCTCCCGCCGACGCCGCTGCAGCGCGCGCGGCGTGCGGTCCGCCGGTCGTGGACCCGACTCACCGCCCGGGGAGGTGCCGCGTAA